One stretch of Natronobacterium gregoryi SP2 DNA includes these proteins:
- the cobA gene encoding uroporphyrinogen-III C-methyltransferase yields MPSVPERCRASSGQVYLIGAGPGDPDLLTVRARWLIETADVVLHDALVRKVMLESLPDSAEIVDVGKRVEYKTPQSEINDLLVERARAGDAVVRLKGGDSFVFGRGGEEAQYLTAHDVPFQIVPGVSSVLAAPGVAGIPLTHRDVSSRFTVITGHETPEKDESALEWDAIAAAVESGGTLVVLMGVRTLERNVEALCAHGVDADKPVALVQKATWTDQQVVRGTLETIVDRAETESVSPPATAIVGDVAAIRDEIEAELVAFDPA; encoded by the coding sequence ATGCCGTCGGTCCCCGAGCGGTGTCGTGCTTCGTCCGGCCAGGTGTACTTGATCGGTGCGGGACCGGGTGACCCCGATCTGCTCACCGTCCGGGCGCGCTGGTTGATCGAAACGGCGGACGTCGTTCTTCACGACGCACTCGTTCGAAAGGTAATGCTCGAGAGTCTTCCCGACTCCGCCGAGATCGTCGATGTCGGGAAACGCGTCGAGTACAAGACGCCGCAGTCGGAGATCAACGACCTGCTGGTCGAACGCGCCCGTGCCGGCGACGCCGTCGTTCGGCTGAAAGGCGGTGACTCGTTCGTCTTCGGCCGTGGCGGCGAGGAAGCCCAGTATCTCACCGCTCACGACGTTCCATTCCAGATCGTTCCCGGTGTCTCGAGCGTGCTCGCGGCCCCTGGCGTCGCCGGTATTCCACTGACTCACCGCGACGTGTCCTCGCGGTTTACGGTCATTACCGGCCACGAAACCCCCGAGAAAGACGAGAGCGCACTCGAGTGGGACGCGATCGCCGCCGCAGTCGAGAGCGGCGGCACGCTCGTCGTCCTCATGGGCGTTCGGACTCTCGAGCGAAACGTCGAGGCGTTGTGCGCACACGGAGTCGACGCCGACAAACCGGTCGCGCTCGTACAGAAAGCGACCTGGACGGACCAGCAGGTCGTTCGCGGGACACTCGAGACGATCGTCGATCGAGCCGAGACCGAGTCGGTGTCGCCGCCAGCCACGGCGATCGTCGGCGACGTCGCCGCGATCAGGGACGAAATCGAGGCCGAACTCGTCGCGTTCGATCCTGCCTGA
- a CDS encoding precorrin-2 dehydrogenase/sirohydrochlorin ferrochelatase family protein, whose product MLPLFHDFEGRSVVVVGGGSVALRKTRYFAPEADVTVVAPEFVDGFENLECTLQQRALAPGEAGDVVDGVALVVPATDDRELNDAITDAAREAGCLVNRVDEPGDTVTPSRVESAQVTVAISTHGASPATTKYLRQRIEAELERADPMVALQSELRDALRSAVAFPPAKRRDALWRVLEDETVWECLEAGREADARTRAWEIVDDLE is encoded by the coding sequence ATGTTGCCGCTCTTTCACGACTTCGAGGGGCGATCGGTCGTCGTCGTCGGTGGCGGCTCCGTCGCCTTGCGAAAGACACGATACTTTGCGCCGGAGGCTGACGTGACGGTCGTCGCCCCCGAGTTCGTCGACGGGTTCGAGAATCTCGAGTGTACGCTCCAGCAGCGCGCGCTTGCCCCCGGCGAGGCCGGGGACGTCGTCGACGGGGTCGCACTCGTCGTGCCAGCGACGGACGATCGTGAACTCAACGACGCTATCACGGACGCCGCACGCGAGGCTGGCTGTCTGGTGAATCGAGTGGACGAGCCCGGAGACACCGTCACGCCGAGTCGCGTGGAATCCGCCCAGGTCACCGTCGCCATCTCGACCCACGGGGCCAGTCCCGCGACGACGAAGTATCTCCGGCAGCGAATCGAAGCGGAACTCGAGCGTGCAGATCCGATGGTTGCTCTGCAGTCGGAACTGCGTGACGCGTTACGATCCGCTGTGGCGTTCCCGCCAGCAAAGCGCCGTGATGCTCTCTGGCGAGTCTTAGAAGACGAGACCGTCTGGGAGTGTCTCGAGGCGGGCCGCGAGGCCGACGCACGGACGCGAGCGTGGGAAATAGTCGACGATCTCGAGTGA
- the cbiT gene encoding precorrin-6Y C5,15-methyltransferase (decarboxylating) subunit CbiT — protein MSQVALPHDAKAGPTKSEVRAVTLSKLDLQQSDHFVDVGSCTGAVTVEAARRVGRVTALERKAERLEVTEKNLAANEYDAAVTVRHAEAPEEFPEDADAAFLGGSRNFEAVLDRALESGVDRVVMNVARLEVAGEAVEAFRDRGVLSEVVQLQVSHGYELAGATSFDAQNPVYVVVGRRDAEGMA, from the coding sequence ATGTCCCAGGTAGCCTTACCACACGACGCGAAAGCCGGACCGACGAAATCCGAGGTCCGTGCGGTGACACTGTCGAAACTCGACCTTCAGCAGTCGGACCACTTCGTCGATGTCGGTTCCTGTACCGGTGCAGTCACCGTCGAGGCAGCTCGTCGAGTCGGACGTGTGACGGCTCTCGAGCGGAAAGCCGAGCGACTCGAGGTCACAGAGAAGAACCTCGCGGCAAACGAGTACGACGCCGCGGTGACGGTGCGACACGCGGAGGCACCCGAGGAGTTCCCCGAGGACGCCGACGCCGCGTTTCTCGGTGGCAGTCGGAACTTCGAGGCCGTGCTCGATCGTGCCCTCGAGTCCGGCGTCGACCGGGTCGTGATGAACGTCGCGCGTCTCGAGGTCGCCGGCGAAGCGGTCGAGGCCTTCCGCGATCGAGGAGTACTGTCCGAGGTCGTCCAGTTGCAGGTGAGCCACGGCTACGAACTCGCCGGCGCGACGAGTTTCGACGCACAGAACCCGGTGTACGTCGTCGTCGGTCGTCGGGACGCGGAGGGGATGGCGTGA
- a CDS encoding cobalt-factor II C(20)-methyltransferase, with the protein MTVYGVGLGPGDADLVTVKGRRVLESVATVYSPGRLSRSVALEHVAESKIGDLEFPMTRDPDELRSAWKDAATEVASEAREDDVAFVTLGDPNVYSTFGHLRRTLDTFHPEIELEVVPGVSAMTAFATALDVEVEAGTGLALQEAEGGSVSTDPDRMILFKVTDAPATYETLTEAGYDVQFGRRLFMQQGETVVTDDPSDVDDRDYYTLAYAERRGLERDLATAEFDVEGTAKREEST; encoded by the coding sequence GTGACCGTCTACGGCGTCGGCCTCGGGCCCGGAGACGCGGACCTAGTGACGGTAAAAGGCAGACGCGTCCTCGAGTCGGTCGCAACCGTCTACTCGCCAGGCCGGCTCTCGCGGTCGGTCGCCCTAGAGCACGTCGCGGAGTCGAAGATCGGCGATCTCGAGTTCCCGATGACGCGTGATCCCGACGAGCTCCGGAGCGCCTGGAAGGACGCTGCCACAGAGGTGGCAAGCGAGGCCCGCGAAGACGACGTTGCCTTCGTCACGCTTGGCGACCCAAACGTCTACTCCACGTTCGGGCATCTCCGGCGGACGCTCGATACGTTCCACCCCGAGATCGAACTCGAGGTCGTTCCTGGCGTGAGCGCGATGACGGCATTTGCGACGGCACTCGACGTCGAGGTCGAAGCCGGAACGGGACTGGCACTCCAGGAGGCCGAAGGCGGCTCGGTCTCCACCGATCCCGATCGCATGATCCTGTTCAAGGTGACCGACGCGCCGGCCACGTACGAGACGCTAACCGAGGCAGGCTACGACGTGCAGTTCGGCCGACGCCTGTTCATGCAACAGGGCGAAACGGTCGTCACCGACGATCCCAGTGACGTCGACGACCGGGACTACTACACGCTCGCGTACGCCGAACGACGGGGGCTCGAGCGCGACCTCGCGACGGCGGAGTTCGATGTCGAGGGCACCGCCAAACGGGAGGAGTCAACGTGA
- a CDS encoding cobalt-precorrin-4/precorrin-4 C(11)-methyltransferase — translation MTDEEYTAGDVREGIPFVGAGPGDPGLLTVTGKELLESADLVVHAGSLVNSDLLEAYCDHAELVNSVGKDLAELIPLMTEAYHEGREVVRLHSGDPAIYGAALEQMDALESEGVPTYFVPGVTASFAASATLGTQLTLNEVSNHVAFTRPQGKTLSEDEDHISDFVGMGDVTTCIYLGTHAVGETMDRLLEDGHDSDTPVAVVYHASWPDEDVIMGTIGTIADEVEEAGYRASALVLIGEAVTAAGYERSYLYGEWANRGSNESEETEEGCSD, via the coding sequence GTGACCGACGAAGAGTACACCGCCGGCGACGTCCGCGAGGGAATCCCCTTCGTCGGAGCCGGCCCCGGTGACCCTGGCCTGCTGACCGTGACGGGCAAGGAACTGCTCGAATCCGCGGACCTCGTCGTCCACGCGGGCTCGCTGGTCAACAGCGACCTGCTCGAGGCCTACTGCGATCACGCCGAACTGGTCAACTCCGTCGGCAAGGATTTAGCGGAGCTGATTCCGCTGATGACTGAGGCCTACCACGAAGGCCGGGAGGTCGTTCGCTTACACAGCGGTGATCCGGCGATTTACGGGGCTGCACTCGAGCAGATGGACGCCCTCGAGAGCGAGGGCGTGCCGACCTATTTCGTCCCCGGTGTCACCGCCTCCTTCGCGGCGAGTGCGACGCTTGGCACGCAACTCACGCTGAACGAGGTGTCAAATCACGTCGCGTTCACTCGACCGCAGGGCAAGACCTTAAGCGAGGACGAAGACCACATCAGCGACTTCGTCGGGATGGGCGACGTGACGACCTGCATCTACCTGGGCACCCACGCCGTGGGTGAGACGATGGATCGACTGCTCGAGGACGGGCACGACTCCGACACTCCCGTTGCAGTCGTCTACCACGCCTCCTGGCCCGACGAGGACGTCATTATGGGGACGATCGGGACGATCGCAGACGAAGTCGAGGAGGCCGGCTATCGAGCGTCGGCGCTGGTACTGATCGGCGAGGCCGTAACGGCTGCGGGCTACGAGCGGTCGTACCTCTACGGCGAGTGGGCAAACCGCGGATCGAACGAGAGTGAGGAGACGGAGGAGGGGTGTTCGGACTGA
- the cbiG gene encoding cobalt-precorrin 5A hydrolase produces MGTDSNDSDDSGHCKTPDSDGEIAEEIAIVAFERKMDTAEEIVAGIGDRYESIEILEYHGDVFAEQWGEYDCFVGLMASGIAMRKTAGLLEDKWDDPAIVVVDEALTWAIPITGGHHGANQVAQDLATMGAVPAMTTASEAAGKQGVEARAKAMDAHVVNGDSTVATNLAVLDDELGPVARLDGPKAVLVGDDVTVLKRNTEDGVVIGTGSVSGAKKETFLEAWERALEGTEYERDDVEFVATATRKEDEPGLLAAADELGLGVVAFDKETLLAHEGPTPSKSKELIGWPGVSESSAIAGGREQELVVEKSSHEDEVTVAIGR; encoded by the coding sequence ATGGGTACTGACAGCAACGATTCGGACGACAGCGGACACTGCAAGACGCCCGACAGCGACGGTGAAATCGCCGAAGAGATCGCGATCGTCGCCTTCGAGCGAAAAATGGACACTGCCGAGGAGATCGTCGCGGGGATCGGCGACCGCTACGAGTCCATCGAGATTCTCGAGTATCACGGCGACGTGTTCGCGGAGCAGTGGGGCGAGTACGACTGTTTCGTCGGGCTGATGGCGAGTGGTATCGCGATGCGAAAGACTGCAGGGCTGCTCGAGGACAAATGGGACGATCCCGCAATCGTCGTCGTCGACGAGGCGTTGACGTGGGCGATCCCGATCACGGGTGGCCACCACGGCGCGAATCAGGTCGCACAGGACCTGGCGACGATGGGTGCCGTGCCGGCGATGACGACCGCGAGCGAGGCGGCGGGAAAGCAAGGCGTCGAGGCCCGCGCGAAGGCGATGGACGCCCACGTGGTCAACGGCGACTCGACGGTCGCGACGAACCTCGCTGTCCTCGACGACGAACTCGGTCCCGTCGCCCGACTCGACGGCCCGAAGGCGGTGCTGGTCGGCGACGACGTGACCGTCCTCAAGCGGAATACCGAGGACGGCGTCGTCATCGGCACCGGCAGCGTCTCGGGAGCGAAAAAGGAGACGTTCCTGGAGGCCTGGGAGCGTGCACTCGAGGGGACCGAGTACGAGAGAGACGACGTCGAGTTCGTCGCGACGGCGACCCGGAAAGAAGACGAGCCGGGACTGCTCGCCGCGGCCGACGAACTCGGACTGGGCGTCGTTGCCTTCGACAAAGAGACGCTACTCGCCCACGAGGGGCCGACGCCCTCGAAGTCGAAGGAGTTGATCGGCTGGCCGGGCGTCTCGGAGTCGTCGGCGATCGCCGGCGGACGCGAGCAGGAACTGGTCGTAGAGAAGAGCAGCCACGAAGACGAGGTAACGGTGGCGATTGGTCGATGA
- a CDS encoding precorrin-3B C(17)-methyltransferase has protein sequence MTGGTPEEYGTLYVVGIGPGLPDHMTKRAKDVIETADCVIASNLYQKFLREDGTLPPEEEFDDDGCVTRDDGHEQQLVRSSMGRQIELAREAFERVRAGEDVAHVSGGDPSVYGKSDLIFTMAREEAATDVPIEIVPGMTAALGGAANVGAPLCNDFCTVSLSDKWRGWDEIEEKLRAAAISSFVIVLYNCWRNYEKAIEIVREERTDDAYVAIVNDAGRADTGRNGEDQFVTTLGEAADHDDKVSGMGTSLIVGTHETDTWSNDDRTYLVTPRGGRDVADF, from the coding sequence ATGACTGGTGGTACTCCCGAAGAGTACGGCACTCTCTACGTCGTCGGCATCGGTCCCGGCCTGCCCGATCACATGACCAAACGGGCAAAAGACGTGATCGAGACGGCCGACTGCGTGATCGCTTCCAATCTCTACCAGAAGTTCCTCCGCGAGGACGGCACGCTGCCGCCCGAAGAGGAGTTCGACGACGACGGCTGCGTGACTCGAGACGATGGTCACGAACAGCAACTCGTCCGGTCGTCGATGGGTCGCCAGATCGAACTCGCACGCGAGGCCTTCGAGCGAGTCCGTGCCGGCGAGGACGTCGCTCACGTCTCCGGCGGCGATCCCTCCGTCTACGGCAAGTCCGACCTCATCTTCACGATGGCCAGAGAGGAGGCGGCGACGGACGTGCCGATCGAGATCGTTCCCGGCATGACGGCGGCACTCGGCGGCGCGGCAAACGTCGGCGCGCCGTTGTGTAACGACTTCTGTACCGTCTCGCTGTCGGACAAGTGGCGCGGCTGGGACGAGATCGAGGAGAAGTTGCGCGCAGCGGCAATCTCTAGTTTCGTGATCGTCCTCTACAACTGCTGGCGCAACTACGAGAAGGCAATCGAGATCGTCCGCGAGGAACGAACCGACGACGCCTACGTGGCGATCGTCAACGACGCTGGCCGTGCCGATACTGGACGAAACGGCGAAGACCAGTTCGTCACGACGCTCGGCGAAGCCGCCGATCACGACGACAAGGTCTCGGGGATGGGCACCTCTCTCATCGTCGGCACCCACGAGACCGACACCTGGAGCAACGACGATCGAACGTACCTGGTCACCCCGCGTGGCGGGCGTGACGTGGCGGACTTCTAA
- the cobJ gene encoding precorrin-3B C(17)-methyltransferase, whose amino-acid sequence MSTDTDTDADTDRESDKSNSHCGASTGDTAGTASDSGSTCGASSSDDSSASNCGASSSDDSSASNCGASSSDDSSASNCGASSSDDSTEKEVDATVDDFDADPGKLVAVGLGPGHPEGMTERARAALLEADHIVGYTTYIELLPDEVVEGADEIYDTPMCGEVSRTEESVDRALAGNDVAIVGSGDPNVYALGGLALEILESKGATPSLVDFEVVPGVPAAQSCAARLGAPLVNDTVSISLSDHLVPMPEIESRLHAAAKESFTITIYNPWSRKRRENFQKCCEILLTHRDPETPVGIVHAAGREDEEVLITDLGELAGLGENEIIDMTTTIVVGNEETYAWDDRMVTPRGYETKYDY is encoded by the coding sequence ATGAGCACTGACACTGACACTGACGCTGACACTGACCGCGAATCCGACAAATCGAACTCGCACTGTGGCGCAAGTACCGGCGACACGGCCGGGACCGCAAGCGACTCCGGTTCGACGTGTGGAGCCTCGAGTAGTGACGACTCGAGTGCCTCGAACTGTGGAGCCTCGAGTAGTGACGACTCGAGTGCCTCGAACTGTGGAGCCTCGAGTAGTGACGACTCGAGTGCCTCGAACTGTGGAGCCTCGAGTAGTGACGACTCGACGGAGAAAGAAGTCGACGCGACCGTCGACGATTTCGATGCCGACCCCGGCAAACTGGTCGCCGTCGGCCTCGGTCCTGGTCATCCGGAGGGGATGACCGAGCGAGCACGAGCGGCTCTGCTCGAGGCCGACCACATCGTCGGTTACACGACCTACATCGAGTTGCTCCCCGACGAGGTCGTCGAGGGGGCCGACGAGATTTACGACACGCCGATGTGTGGCGAGGTGTCTCGGACCGAGGAGTCGGTCGACCGGGCTCTGGCTGGCAACGATGTCGCAATCGTCGGTAGCGGCGACCCGAACGTCTACGCGCTCGGAGGGTTGGCTCTCGAGATTCTCGAATCGAAGGGTGCGACGCCCTCGCTGGTCGACTTCGAGGTCGTCCCGGGTGTGCCGGCGGCCCAGTCCTGTGCTGCGCGTTTGGGCGCACCGCTGGTGAACGACACCGTCTCGATCTCGCTGTCGGATCACCTCGTCCCGATGCCCGAGATCGAGTCGCGTCTGCACGCCGCGGCCAAAGAGTCGTTCACGATCACGATCTACAATCCCTGGAGCCGCAAGCGCAGGGAGAATTTCCAGAAGTGCTGTGAGATCCTGCTGACTCATCGCGATCCGGAGACGCCCGTCGGCATCGTCCACGCTGCTGGCCGCGAGGACGAGGAGGTGCTGATTACCGACCTCGGCGAACTCGCGGGGCTCGGAGAGAACGAGATCATCGACATGACGACGACGATCGTCGTCGGCAACGAGGAGACGTACGCTTGGGACGATCGGATGGTCACGCCGCGTGGCTACGAGACGAAGTACGACTACTGA
- a CDS encoding ferredoxin yields MPKYEITLEKATCDGIFACLTRDPRFVEDDDGLATIDPDADPVYDATGEESVRLEDGRIVATFDDDRLAETRQAAKACPVNAIDVQEVGE; encoded by the coding sequence ATGCCAAAGTACGAAATCACGCTCGAGAAAGCGACCTGTGACGGTATCTTCGCCTGCCTGACCCGCGATCCGCGGTTCGTCGAGGACGACGACGGGTTGGCGACGATCGATCCCGACGCCGACCCGGTCTACGACGCGACCGGCGAGGAGTCGGTCAGACTCGAGGACGGTCGCATCGTCGCTACGTTCGACGACGATCGGCTCGCGGAGACGAGACAGGCCGCCAAAGCCTGTCCAGTGAACGCGATCGACGTCCAGGAGGTGGGCGAATGA
- a CDS encoding sirohydrochlorin chelatase: protein MSHDDEAVLVVGHGSRRERSNEQVRDIAADLESAIGVPVVAGFIEFAEPSLMDALSTLAAKASTITVVHCSLFAAGHVKNDVPLALNVARERYDVEIHNGSHIGVHRSILELLDDRIAAVERDRGIDREQATVEVVLTARGSSDPDANGDVFKLARMLYEGRSFGRVEPAFVGITDPRLETAVSERVVHDPDAIVVVPYMLGDGVLTQRLYGWVDELDEEHDDVAIGVSRPLGTDRRLVEVLADRYRQARRGGVDMSCDTCKYKVRLPGHEDEVGGEAALEHALEHLGGHEHDHGHQHDGGGHDHSHAHEGGT, encoded by the coding sequence ATGAGCCACGACGACGAGGCTGTGCTGGTCGTCGGCCACGGCTCTCGCCGCGAGAGGTCAAACGAGCAAGTCCGAGACATCGCTGCCGACCTCGAGTCGGCTATCGGCGTGCCCGTCGTGGCCGGCTTCATCGAGTTCGCCGAGCCGTCGCTGATGGACGCTCTCTCGACGCTCGCGGCGAAGGCGTCGACGATCACAGTCGTCCACTGCTCGCTGTTTGCTGCCGGCCACGTCAAAAACGACGTCCCGCTCGCGTTGAACGTCGCACGCGAACGGTACGATGTCGAGATCCACAACGGCTCACACATCGGCGTCCACCGGTCGATCCTGGAATTGCTCGACGACCGCATCGCGGCGGTCGAGCGTGACCGCGGCATCGACCGTGAGCAAGCGACAGTCGAAGTCGTCCTCACCGCTCGCGGCTCGAGCGATCCGGACGCCAACGGTGACGTGTTCAAACTGGCTCGGATGCTCTACGAGGGTCGATCGTTCGGCCGCGTCGAACCGGCGTTCGTCGGTATCACCGACCCACGACTCGAGACGGCCGTCTCAGAGCGGGTCGTCCACGACCCCGACGCGATCGTGGTCGTTCCGTATATGCTCGGCGACGGCGTGCTCACCCAGCGTCTCTACGGCTGGGTCGACGAACTCGACGAGGAACACGACGACGTCGCGATCGGTGTGAGCCGTCCGCTCGGAACGGACAGGCGACTCGTCGAGGTCCTGGCCGATCGGTACCGACAGGCTCGCCGCGGCGGCGTCGACATGTCGTGTGATACGTGCAAGTACAAGGTCAGGCTCCCAGGTCACGAAGACGAGGTTGGCGGTGAGGCGGCACTGGAACACGCCCTCGAACACCTCGGGGGACACGAGCACGATCACGGACACCAGCACGATGGCGGTGGACACGACCACAGCCACGCACACGAGGGTGGAACCTGA
- a CDS encoding CbiX/SirB N-terminal domain-containing protein — MSSHDQTGAELSAAFDDEAVLIVGHGSRREKSNEQVRELAADLESRLGLPVDAAFLELADPSIDDALAALATVVSRVTVVHCSLFAASHVKNDVPLAIEQARSRYELEIDNGAHLGVHPALLALLDDRVAEVEVKLGVDRESDDVAVVLCGRGSSDPDANGDVYKLARLLYEGRAFDRVEASFVGVTDPRLEETLHDLSKHRPDAVIVLPYMLGDGVLTRRVRDWTDEFDDEYPYVDALAGDPLGTDSRLLDVFADRWQEARTGDVEMSCDTCKYKVDLEGYEEDVGGARAMLRALAHQESHADREDVDDEPHVHDAPEKHVAVCTNQTCADDGSTTVLERLRQAVRDAEVRDVHVTRSSCLGQCGDGPIVTVYPDGIWYGGVSPDDTERIVSSHLERDRIVSDLVHQTL; from the coding sequence ATGAGTAGCCACGACCAGACGGGAGCCGAACTCTCGGCGGCGTTCGACGACGAGGCCGTACTGATCGTCGGGCACGGCTCTCGGCGCGAGAAATCCAACGAACAGGTCCGGGAACTGGCGGCTGACCTCGAATCGCGTCTCGGGCTCCCGGTCGACGCGGCGTTTCTGGAACTCGCCGACCCGTCGATCGACGACGCACTTGCAGCGCTCGCGACCGTCGTCTCGCGGGTGACTGTCGTCCACTGCTCGCTGTTCGCCGCGAGTCACGTCAAAAACGACGTGCCGCTTGCGATCGAACAGGCTCGCTCCCGATACGAGCTCGAGATCGACAACGGAGCACACCTAGGCGTTCACCCGGCTCTCCTGGCTCTCCTCGACGATCGGGTCGCCGAAGTCGAGGTGAAACTCGGCGTGGATCGCGAGAGCGACGACGTCGCAGTCGTGCTCTGTGGTCGAGGATCGAGCGATCCGGACGCCAACGGCGACGTCTACAAACTCGCCAGGTTGCTATACGAGGGGCGGGCGTTCGATCGCGTCGAAGCGTCGTTTGTCGGTGTCACCGACCCGCGACTCGAGGAGACGCTGCACGACCTCTCGAAGCATCGGCCGGACGCGGTCATCGTCTTGCCGTACATGCTCGGCGACGGCGTGCTCACCCGTCGCGTCCGCGACTGGACCGATGAGTTCGACGACGAGTATCCGTACGTCGACGCACTGGCGGGCGATCCGCTCGGGACTGATTCGAGGCTGCTCGACGTCTTCGCCGACCGCTGGCAGGAGGCTCGCACCGGAGACGTCGAGATGTCGTGTGACACCTGCAAGTACAAGGTCGACCTCGAGGGGTACGAGGAAGATGTCGGCGGCGCTCGCGCCATGCTGCGTGCGCTGGCCCACCAGGAGTCACACGCCGACAGAGAAGACGTCGACGACGAGCCACACGTTCACGACGCTCCCGAGAAACACGTCGCCGTCTGTACGAACCAGACCTGTGCTGATGACGGTTCGACGACCGTCCTCGAGCGACTTCGGCAGGCGGTTCGTGACGCCGAGGTACGTGACGTCCACGTCACGCGCAGTTCCTGTCTGGGTCAGTGCGGTGACGGACCGATAGTCACCGTCTATCCCGACGGGATCTGGTACGGTGGCGTCTCGCCCGACGACACGGAACGTATCGTTTCGTCCCATCTCGAACGGGACCGCATCGTTTCCGATCTGGTCCACCAGACGCTGTAG
- a CDS encoding DUF3209 family protein: MACAELEALRLALMTLNGTVDESVKRHAEAEIGDELENNGPIAALASAETLEEIQRHLDAALVDLEEEAADADSTDPYGAYLRGRIVAVRDAEQRIRRLRERTDGLLEDFGETHHTLHETFPIEE, from the coding sequence ATGGCTTGCGCAGAACTCGAAGCACTGAGACTTGCACTGATGACCCTCAACGGAACCGTCGACGAGAGCGTCAAACGACACGCCGAGGCCGAAATCGGCGACGAACTCGAGAATAACGGCCCGATCGCGGCCCTGGCGAGCGCGGAGACGCTCGAAGAGATCCAGCGCCATCTCGACGCGGCGCTAGTCGACCTCGAGGAGGAGGCGGCCGACGCCGACTCGACCGACCCCTACGGAGCCTACCTCCGTGGGCGGATCGTCGCCGTCCGGGACGCCGAACAGCGGATTCGACGGCTCCGCGAGCGAACTGACGGCCTTCTCGAGGATTTCGGGGAGACCCATCATACGCTCCACGAGACGTTCCCGATCGAGGAGTGA